A region from the Branchiostoma lanceolatum isolate klBraLanc5 chromosome 2, klBraLanc5.hap2, whole genome shotgun sequence genome encodes:
- the LOC136427761 gene encoding 3'-5' RNA helicase YTHDC2-like isoform X4 gives MATRGSGRPPPRPRSRNSPPVGQQGMGERMHQGGGNRSGMSRPGSASPQPQGGEGGKRGGRPPPLHKREICIDEEVKIAVRIAVEKFRYNESQKEYEFPSSLTSVERAFIHRYCQSLGIKTKSRGKGSNRYLTIFKKDSRGIGLGTATFSLCRSARHHTHTLLQRFPITGRERQELMPRTERGIGEGHSRDGNRATGLNGRLNNGIQQVPPPRTQSDYDNFRRTLPVAVLQEVIVKTVNENQVVLVAGETGSGKTTQVPQFILDDAQRTNRPCRIICTQPRRISALTVAERVASERGEKIGQTVGYQIRLESRVSPRTLLTFCTNGVLLRTLMGGDSALTTITHVIVDEIHERDRFSDFLLIKLREMLGYFKGLKVVLMSATLNTELFQQYFGSCPIINVSGNLFDVTEFFLEDVLRSTNYSNQKMQKYKKERGQLEQQQSSLDQWYQQGGTPAPGVVSPKEQLTQHLAEKDLDTAQQEDYEVSDLQDIPQERDVSEMEPWLIQEMDKCIMTAWLNNDEDAYVQLFHLIMSENVSVDYRHSETCSTTLMIAAGRGNVAAVEQLLALGANINLRAPNGLTALDWARKFGQTDTVEVLEAYIASSEITVSDDTLLVSESSQLSAEDRELLKAYHQSFDDEHVDLDLILCLLFNICSSQEDGAILVFLPGYEEIVTLRDAIMWDDKRFSDTSRYQVYTLHSAMQSGDQKRVFQQPPAGVRKIILSTNIAETSVTINDVVFVIDSGKVKEKSFDALTSVSMLKSVWVSKASAQQRKGRAGRCRPGVCFHLFSRVRYESLQEYQDPELLRTPLQELCLQTKLLSAPNTPISEFLAKAPEPPAFLVLRNAVQLLKTVDALDMWEDLTELGHHMVDLPIEPRLAKMVLYSVVLKCLDPVLTIACALAYRDPFILPNQPSQKRAAVYCRKKFSAGANSDHMALLRAFQGWQKAKSDGWERSFCEKNFLCQATMEMIFGMRTQLLGQLRASGFVRARGGGDIRDLNTNSENWAVIKAALCAGSYPNMVRVDRENLWLTTQMEKSVRFHNTSVLGQAANPKVTVALSHAQSVTKLPTDWLVYEEISRAHRYAYVRCCTLMSPVTVAIFAGPSRLPLDALTDPNAPDNRPGGDDQFENYSDSGGEEGENNKRATTKLDDWISFKLDSEAAHLLLQLRLKWHSLFLRRMRAPAKPWSQVDEGVIRAVIGVLSSEEQALGLQQPSGIGQRPRPMFNWDFSSSATESYGSQRGSRKNSTESNDSVPVGEENKGDRFYPRTSPANREKRILKRDHRSPREFDNRSDRSSVKSASANSSQASSRTSSCTTSPCPSPNHTRGGERTPPSSASSSRSGGRSTPPQRVRTPPFVSPKGGRTPQQSPTVRSDKSFSPGAGVSNPNRYFILKCNNQRNLDIAMSQSIWATTPSNEKKLNKAFKDCQNVYLVFSVQGSGHFQGYARMVSSISKDKVPEFSSASLGGAFRIEWIKRMSIPFQAAHHLLNPWNENKKVQISRDGQEIEPQVGEQLLKAWDRPVTILNRSPGSSRPSSRPSSGPPSKTSSPQGSPKGQRSQEQRFAGGQRPKDSGGNSNKLPVPPVHWQAEASAESTVEGGETETPSTAEEAPNLVLAIPQSSTSSSSSSSPQEEASLPSPSQAVVEPTQQDPPAPAVVEPSEGAPGVGYDVPPAGGEAALPRGSSPPLAVTPPPSFDPTLPMGSATPTMPDPSLPQD, from the exons ATGGCGACTCGGGGGTCAGGTCGACCTCCTCCGAGACCCAGATCACGAAACTCTCCTCCTGTGGGTCAGCAGGGGATGGGAGAGAGGATGCACCAAGGAGGAGGAAACAG ATCTGGCATGTCTCGTCCTGGGAGCGCCTCCCCGCAGCCCCAGGGTGGGGAAGGCGGAAAGAGAGGGGGACGACCGCCACCTCTACACAAGAGAGAAATCTGCATAGATGAGGAGGTGAAGATCGCAGTCAGGATAGCTGTGGAGAAGTTCAGGTACAACGAGAGTCAGAAAG AATATGAGTTTCCATCAAGTTTGACATCTGTAGAGAGAGCCTTCATCCACAGGTACTGTCAAAGTCTGGGAATCAAGACGAAGAGCAGAGG AAAGGGCAGCAACCGCTACCTGACAATCTTTAAGAAGGACAGCCGAGGAATAGGTTTGGGTACAGCCACCTTCTCCCTGTGCCGCAGTGCCAGGCACCACACCCACACCCTCCTGCAGAGGTTCCCTATCACAGGCAGGGAGAGACAGGAACTCatgcccagaaccgagaggggCATAGGAGAAG GACACAGTAGAGATGGCAACAGAGCTACGGGGTTGAACGGTCGTCTGAACAATGGTATCCAGCAGGTGCCCCCTCCCCGGACACAGTCGGATTACGACAACTTCCGCCGGACGCTGCCTGTGGCTGTCCTCCAGGAGGTCATTGTCAAGACAGTTAATGAGAACCAGGTGGTGCTGGTTGCTGGGGAAACTGGATCAGGGAAGACCACTCAG GTCCCCCAGTTTATCTTGGATGATGCCCAACGTACGAATCGGCCATGTCGGATCATCTGCACCCAGCCACGCAGAATCTCCGCCCTGACAGTCGCAGAGAGGGTGGCTAGTGAGAGGGGAGAGAAGATTGGACAAACTGTGGGCTACCAGATCAGACTGGAAAGCAG GGTTTCTCCGAGAACCTTACTGACATTTTGTACCAATGGTGTTCTGCTGAGAACTCTGATGGGAGGAGACAGTGCCCTGACTACCATCACACATGTCATTGTG GATGAGATTCATGAGCGAGACAGATTTAGCGACTTCTTGTTGATCAAGCTGCGTGAGATGCTGGGCTACTTCAAGGGTCTGAAGGTTGTCCTCATGAGTGCAACCCTCAACACTGAGCTGTTCCAGCAGTACTTTGGGAGTTGTCCAATCATCAATG TTTCAGGAAACCTGTTTGATGTGACAGAATTTTTCTTGGAAGATGTTTTACGAAG TACAAACTACTCCAACCAGAAGATGCAGAAGTACAAGAAAGAGAGAGGACAAT TGGAACAACAGCAGTCCTCATTAGACCAGTGGTACCAACAGGGCGGCACCCCCGCCCCTGGAGTGGTGAGTCCCAAAGAACAGCTGACTCAGCACCTGGCTGAGAAAGACCTGGACACAGCACAGCAGGAGGACTATGAGGTCAGCGACCTACAGGACATCCCCCAG GAGAGAGATGTGAGTGAAATGGAACCCTGGCTGATACAGGAGATGGATAAGTGCATCATGACTGCCTGGCTCAAT AATGATGAGGATGCCTATGTGCAGCTGTTCCATCTCATCATGAGTGAAAATGTTAGCG TTGACTATCGGCACAGCGAGACGTGCTCCACTACCCTGATGATTGCGGCAGGTCGAGGAAACGTGGCAGCAGTGGAACAGCTGTTAGCACTGGGGGCCAACATCAACCTCAGAGCACCCAACGGACT GACTGCTCTTGACTGGGCGAGAAAGTTTGGCCAGACAGATACTGTTGAGGTGCTAGAAGCCTACAT AGCGTCCAGTGAGATCACAGTGAGTGACGACACCCTGCTGGTGAGTGAGAGCAGTCAGCTGAGTGCAGAAGACAGGGAGCTGCTCAAGGCCTACCACCAGAGCTTTGACGATGAACATGTGGACCTGGATCTCATCCTGTGTCTTCTCTTCAACATCTGTAGCAGCCAGGAAGACG GAGCCATCCTGGTGTTCTTACCTGGCTATGAGGAGATAGTGACCCTACGTGATGCCATCATGTGGGATGACAAGAGGTTCTCTGATACCAGCAG GTACCAGGTGTACACACTTCACTCCGCCATGCAGTCAGGGGACCAGAAAAGGGTTTTCCAGCAGCCCCCTGCAGGAGTCCGGAAAATT ATCCTGTCGACCAATATTGCTGAAACAAGTGTCACCATCAATGATGTGGTGTTTGTGATCGACTCAGGAAAAGTGAAAGAG AAATCCTTTGATGCTCTGACATCTGTGTCCATGTTGAAAAGTGTGTGGGTGTCTAAAGCTAGTGCCCAACAGAGGAAGGGCAG GGCAGGCAGGTGCCGACCAGGTGTGTGTTTCCACCTGTTCAGCAGAGTGAGGTATGAGAGCCTACAGGAGTACCAGGACCCTGAGCTGCTCCGGACACCACTACAG GAACTCTGTCTACAGACCAAGCTCCTGTCTGCACCCAACACCCCCATCTCTGAGTTCCTAGCCAAGGCCCCTGAACCACCGGCTTTCCTGGTGCTGAGAAATGCAGTGCAGTTACTGAAG ACTGTAGATGCCCTGGACATGTGGGAGGACCTGACAGAGTTAGGACACCACATGGTTGACCTGCCCATCGAGCCCAGACTGGCCAAGATGGTGTTGTACTCTGTGGTCCTCAAGTGTCTGGATCCTGTCCTCACTATTGCCTGCGCTCTGGCATACAGGGATCCCT TTATCCTGCCCAACCAGCCGTCCCAGAAACGTGCAGCGGTGTACTGTAGGAAGAAGTTCTCTGCTGGTGCAAACAGTGATCACATGGCCCTCCTGAGAGCATTTCAG GGCTGGCAGAAGGCCAAGAGTGACGGCTGGGAGCGCAGCTTCTGCGAGAAGAACTTTCTCTGCCAGGCCACCATGGAAATGATCTTCGGCATGAG GACACAGCTGTTGGGCCAGCTGCGGGCCTCTGGGTTTGTACGCGCACGAGGAGGAGGGGACATCAGGGACCTGAACACGAACTCCGAGAACTGGGCAGTCATTAAG GCTGCCTTGTGTGCTGGGAGCTATCCCAACATGGTTAGAGTGGACAGGGAAAACCTCTGGCTGACCACACA GATGGAGAAAAGTGTTCGTTTCCACAACACATCTGTTCTCGGACAAGCGGCAAACCCAAAGGTCACAGTAGCGCTGTCCCACGCCCAGAGTGTCACCAAGCTGCCTACTGATTGGCTGGTGTATGAGGAAATCTCAAG AGCGCACCGCTATGCCTATGTGCGATGCTGCACACTGATGAGCCCCGTGACAGTCGCCATATTTGCAGGCCCGTCTCGCCTCCCGCTGGACGCTCTGACGGACCCCAACGCCCCTGACAACAGACCTGGGG GTGACGACCAGTTTGAGAACTACAGTGACAGTGGAGGCGAGGAGGGGGAGAACAACAAACGTGCCACCACCAAGTTAGACGACTGGATTTCTTTCAAACTAGATTCAGAG GCTGCCCACCTGCTGCTACAGCTGCGGTTAAAGTGGCATTCCCTCTTCCTGCGCCGCATGAGAGCACCTGCCAAACCATGGTCACAGGTGGACGAG GGCGTTATCCGAGCTGTGATTGGTGTGCTGTCCAGCGAAGAGCAGGCCCTGGGCCTCCAACAGCCTTCTGGGATAGGGCAGAGACCACGCCCAATGT TTAACTGGGATTTTTCCTCTTCAGCCACAGAGTCGTACGGTTCCCAGCGGGGCAGCAGAAAGAACTCTACtgag TCCAACGACTCTGTACCAGTAGGAGAGGAGAACAAGGGTGACAG GTTCTACCCACGAACCAGCCCAGCCAACAGGGAGAAACGAATCCTGAAGAGAGATCACA GGTCTCCACGAGAGTTTGACAACCGTTCAGACCGCTCGTCGGTAAAGTCTGCATCAGCCAACAGCAGCCAGGCGTCCAGTCGCACCAGTAGCTGCACCACCAGCCCCTGCCCCTCACCCAACCACACCAGGGGTGGGGAGAGGACCCCGCCCTCCTCTGCCTCCTCCAGCAGGAGTGGGGGGAGAAGTACGCCCCCACAGCGGGTCAGGACACCCCCCTTTGTGAGCCCAAAGGGTGGGAGGACTCCACAACAGTCTCCAACGGTCAG AAGTGACAAGTCGTTTTCTCCCGGAGCTGGTGTCTCGAACCCCAACCGGTACTTCATCCTGAAGTGTAACAACCAGCGCAACCTGGACATCGCCATGAGCCAGAGTATCTGGGCAACCACGCCTAGCAACGAGAAGAAACTCAACAAGGCTTTCAAA GATTGCCAGAATGTGTACTTGGTCTTTTCGGTTCAAGGTAGTGGGCACTTCCAAG GGTATGCTCGCATGGTCTCCTCCATCAGTAAGGACAAGGTTCCTGAGTTCAGCTCAGCCTCTCTGGGAGGAGCCTTCCGGATAGAGTGGATTAAAAG AATGAGCATCCCATTCCAAGCTGCCCACCACCTGTTGAACCCATGGAATGAGAACAAGAAGGTCCAGATCAGCAGGGATGGACAG GAGATCGAGCCCCAGGTTGGTGAGCAGCTGCTGAAGGCGTGGGATCGTCCTGTCACCATCCTCAACAGGAGCCCCGGCAGCAGTCGCCCCTCCTCACGACCCTCCTCAGGACCTCCCTCCAAAACATCCTCCCCACAGGGGTCGCCGAAAGGGCAGAGGTCACAGGAGCAGAGGTTTGCTGGGGGTCAGAGGCCAAAGGACAGTGGAGGAAACAGTAACAAGCTGCCAGTCCCCCCGGTACACTGGCAGGCTGAAGCTTCGGCAGAGTCTACTGTCGAGGGCGGGGAAACGGAAACGCCATCCACTGCGGAAGAAGCTCCAAATTTAGTGCTAGCTATACCGCAGAGTTCCACCTCCAGCTCAAGCAGCTCCAGCCCTCAGGAGGAGGCCAGCCTGCCCTCCCCTTCACAAGCAGTGGTAGAACCCACACAACAGGACCCCCCAGCCCCAGCTGTAGTGGAACCATCCGAGGGGGCGCCAGGTGTTGGGTACGACGTTCCCCCCGCTGGGGGTGAGGCAGCCCTCCCCAGGGGTTCTTCTCCTCCACTAGCTGTTACCCCTCCACCTTCTTTTGACCCCACCTTACCCATGGGAAGTGCCACACCTACCATGCCTGACCCCTCACTCCCAcaggactaa